GACGCAGCACAAGCCTTTGGTAGTTCCGTCGGCAGCTGGCCGGCATTCCCCGACTCGGGAGGAGCCCTGGGGAAACTTCACAAGCTGGGTCTCAAACTGATCATCCTCAGCAACGTCGACAACGAGAGCTTCTCCGAGTAGGTGATATTTCTCAATGTCCTCTAGCGCGTACTGTTTTGCAAAGTCGTGGAAAGTGCATGTCGGAATCGGACAGTGGGTGTCAGGCTGATGAGATTTGACTTtcaagatcgaggaagaagctcgagACTGGGTGGGGTCAGTTTGATGGTGTTTACACAGCGGAGAACAGTGAGTGCCGTGCTGAGAGCAACCGTCGTCGTGACGACTCGAGCTgagatcttctccctcaagTCGGTTCTTACAAGCCCGATCTGCGCAACTTCCAATACGCCCTTGAAGCTCTTGACCGAGACTTTGGCATCCAGCCTCATGAAGTGCTCAGCGTTGCCAACTCCAAATACCATGATATCGAACCGTGAGTTCTCGCTGGCACACATGCATCTGCGCGAGTGATACGATCTCGTAGAACTTTAGGCTGATGTATGTCTTGTCCAGAGCACACAAAATGGGCCTCAAGGCCGCTTGGATCAACCGAGCTGGTGCCATCA
The Kwoniella newhampshirensis strain CBS 13917 chromosome 1, whole genome shotgun sequence DNA segment above includes these coding regions:
- a CDS encoding haloacid dehalogenase, type II, with the translated sequence MEQYKALVFDCYGTLIDWERGMYDNLQPIFEQKTCPDPIKVFTHLGAIENRIQAEDKTMIYPAVLKSAYQNLAGELRLWADDDAAQAFGSSVGSWPAFPDSGGALGKLHKLGLKLIILSNVDNESFSESRKKLETGWGQFDGVYTAENIGSYKPDLRNFQYALEALDRDFGIQPHEVLSVANSKYHDIEPAHKMGLKAAWINRAGAIMGVRGREGEKADWTFDNMAEFADAMERDLSD